From the Deinococcus gobiensis I-0 genome, the window TTCGGGGTCGTCGTTGCGGGTCGAGAGGGCCTTCATGTTGGCGAAGCCCCCGATGGCGATGGGCGTGATGCTCGCCTCGCTGCCCCCGGCGAGCATCACGTCGGCCAGGCCGAGCTGGATGTAGCGCGCGGCGTCTCCGATGGCCCCGGTACCGGTCGCGCAGGCGGTCACGACCGTACTGCTGGGGCCGGTCGCGCCGTAGCGCATGGCGACGTGGCCGGTGCTCATGTTGGCGATCTGCATGGGCACGAACATGGGCGAGATGCGCCCCGGGCCGCGCGTGTGCAGCACCAGCGACTGTTCCTCGAAAGTCTTGACCCCGCCGATGCCGCTGCCCAGCACGGTGCCGGTGCGCTCGCCGCGCAGTTCCTCTTCCGAGAGGCCGCTGTCGGCCACCGCGAGCGCCGCCGCCGACAGCGCGAGCTGCACGTACCGGTCGAGCTTGCGCGCCTCGCGCGGGTCCACGTAGGGGTCGAGGCTGTCGGCGACCTCACCCGCGATCTTGCTCGATACGTCGGAGGTGTCGAAACGGGTGATGCGGGTGATGCCGCTCTTGCCGGCGCGCTGGGCCTCGGCGTAGGCCGCCGCGCCCAGACCGATGGGCGTGACCGGACCGAGGCCCGTGATCACCACCCGCTTGAGTCCTGTAATTGCCATGTGCCCTGCCTCCTGGGGTCCGGGCTGCCAGCCCCCACCGGCCAGCGCCCAGGGAAAAGGAATCGGGGCGAAGGGCGGGCCTGTCGCGCCGCGCCTCTGTCGCCCCTGCC encodes:
- the fabF gene encoding beta-ketoacyl-ACP synthase II; this encodes MAITGLKRVVITGLGPVTPIGLGAAAYAEAQRAGKSGITRITRFDTSDVSSKIAGEVADSLDPYVDPREARKLDRYVQLALSAAALAVADSGLSEEELRGERTGTVLGSGIGGVKTFEEQSLVLHTRGPGRISPMFVPMQIANMSTGHVAMRYGATGPSSTVVTACATGTGAIGDAARYIQLGLADVMLAGGSEASITPIAIGGFANMKALSTRNDDPEHASRPFSASRDGFVLSEGAGVVVLEEYEKAKARGATIYAEIVGYGTSADAHHVTMPAPEGRGAQVAMRMALGTAGVNPEQVGYINAHGTSTHFNDLHETQGIKHVFGDHAYQLAVSSTKSMTGHLLGAAGAIEAIAVAQALKDGVLPPTINLSDPDPELDLDYIADGAREAQVEYALSNSFAFGGQNAALLFKRV